In Myxococcus stipitatus, the following are encoded in one genomic region:
- a CDS encoding kelch repeat-containing protein — translation MASIRVSRSLVVLLCCAWAVACEQKQALPASSEAVALARDYFPELAARRGASKVFSASEVPLSVEDARALTSRLSGDGALELTTRGMTFRIEQSLGADDSAAPRREDSVVFSGERHFWFPVGDFVDLRQGWRGSRIEEAWVVDGSEPVHRAEYQVTLPPWVSQLHDAGEYVEFLDADGMPVLRFHPSEVRDARGQARRGRVVLSGVSRSSRANVFQAEGLRVGLATEVSLEGLEAPMVVDPGWSSTARMATARSQHAALLQADGSVLVAGGVNRLGFVGTAERFDVERGTWSSAGAMGFQGNTTLGVMLPTGRSLFIGDGSATGALHDAATNTWSATGPMSAARTVASATVLRSGEVLVAGGANLATAELYDATSNTFTPTGSLSVVHRGHVAVLLRDGRVLVVSGSAQGGGDTPQVEAYDPTSRTWTQMAALLVPRHYATGTLLPDGRVLLAGGFTSAGAITHSELYDPVANTWTATGALNHPRNGHTATLLPSGKVLVTGGSDTARTPQPASELYDPATGTWSLAGALSVGRENATATLLTTGQVLVAGGHNVSGASAFYSDVDVYEASSDRWSPAGNLTRARGDAASVVLPSGEVLVVGGGDAAGAVADAERYSRASNTWAPTASLVTARSRPTVTLLPSGRVLVAGGVGSGGPLASAEQYIASANGWTLVGSMTTARDGHTATLIGPGQVFVVGGTTTGAAEVYDSVGQIWSAVASSPTSRSAHAAVRLNDGRVLVVGGRDGGTVLASAELYDPASNTWASAASLSQGRASFTLTLMPSGRVLAVAGRTLGGELASAELYDPVTNTWTPAGTLATARAFHSAVLLPSGRVLVAGGEGPAGTSLATAEVYDSTTNTWKDVTALAAPRARFTLDVLPTGEVLAASGDGSAGARLASAELFDATGAQPSIRPVVTGPDTMMQGCPVRVTGTQFRGVSGAGSGDYRDSATDFPVVRMKAVEGGRLWVLPGTEMSATGVTVTIPASMSLGAHVLSVFANAVDGGRMVTVQSNTAPVARDQSVSTAFGAPLDITLAATDVDVGPPLSYVIVTPPTHGTLSGTPPAVTYTPNAGYSGPDSFTYRARDCGLDSNVATVSINVAVSSPPVITCPADVQVEATGASGATVTYPPATATDDTTPNPTVTYSHSSGITLPLGETVVTATAEDADGAQASCTFRVTVRDTTPPPLTCPASVRVPEDEGGGAVVTYTLPESVDSVSGPATVMVTPASGTRFPSGQTRVVVTATDTAGNSARCEFDVVVQARVVSIAGGGCQSSGGGGELAWVGGLVLAVLWAGRRRGKERPFRNGVRMGGLVGVLVATSAAGQTLSSPLVAFDAERLRLSAAATDSLMVDTGRVLSEGGYRLSLLAGYERGILILEGTDGSSRSILHYRTSTWLQGAWSPVDRLELSARLPVILSQGGHGAGMYVGVSEPASSGLGTPEVGARYALMRREDGAPLSLAVGLDVGLPGGRASAFGRQEGWAGLQFAPRVSLGREVGMFALGASVGARVRSKEVEPGRDVGTELEQSVVVATRGKGLRGELALQVAESLVHPDVAVELLGGVRLPIGSGFELNALAGHGFTDIPGTPSWRVGAGIAWAHEPEQRPNEDRDGDSVPDKKDRCPSEAGVPENDGCPDQDSDGDGVVDRLDRCPNEAGSAESQGCPEPDEDGDGVPDAKDQCPKEKGTAENQGCPAVKDSDSDGVPDSEDQCPKEKGTAENQGCPAVKDSDGDGVPDSEDKCPKEKGTAENQGCPEPVKSAVPEEKLSLSGRRVTFPVGLSVIEGEGSRVLDEVVEMLKARPEVAIRIEGHTDNTGPETLNRELSQSRAEAVRSYLIQRGIDGSRLEARGYGPSRPVASNDTPEGRSENRRVDFVIKR, via the coding sequence ATGGCGTCGATTCGCGTCTCGCGAAGCCTGGTGGTGTTGCTGTGCTGTGCCTGGGCTGTCGCGTGCGAGCAGAAGCAGGCGTTGCCGGCCTCGTCGGAAGCGGTGGCCCTGGCTCGGGATTACTTTCCGGAGCTGGCCGCGCGGCGAGGGGCCTCGAAGGTCTTCTCGGCGTCGGAGGTGCCCCTCTCCGTGGAGGATGCGCGCGCGCTCACCTCGCGGCTGTCGGGTGACGGCGCGCTGGAGCTGACGACGCGCGGGATGACCTTCCGCATCGAGCAGTCGCTGGGGGCCGATGACTCCGCGGCGCCGCGCCGGGAGGACTCGGTGGTCTTCTCCGGTGAGCGGCACTTCTGGTTCCCGGTGGGCGACTTCGTCGACCTGCGCCAGGGCTGGCGCGGCTCGCGCATCGAGGAGGCCTGGGTGGTGGATGGCTCCGAGCCCGTCCACCGCGCGGAGTATCAGGTCACGTTGCCGCCGTGGGTGTCCCAGCTGCATGACGCCGGCGAGTACGTGGAGTTCCTCGACGCCGACGGCATGCCGGTCCTCCGGTTCCATCCGTCCGAGGTGCGCGACGCGCGAGGCCAGGCGCGGCGTGGACGCGTGGTCCTGTCTGGGGTGAGCAGGTCCTCGCGAGCGAACGTGTTCCAGGCCGAGGGCCTGCGGGTGGGCCTCGCCACCGAGGTCTCCCTCGAGGGGCTTGAGGCGCCGATGGTGGTGGACCCGGGCTGGTCGTCGACGGCGCGCATGGCGACCGCGAGGTCCCAGCACGCCGCGCTGCTTCAGGCGGATGGCTCCGTCCTGGTGGCGGGGGGCGTCAATCGCTTGGGGTTTGTCGGCACCGCCGAGCGCTTCGACGTCGAGCGAGGCACCTGGTCCTCGGCGGGCGCGATGGGCTTTCAGGGCAACACCACGTTGGGGGTGATGTTGCCCACGGGCAGGTCGCTCTTCATCGGAGATGGCAGCGCGACGGGCGCGCTCCATGACGCCGCGACGAACACCTGGTCCGCCACGGGCCCGATGTCCGCCGCGCGCACGGTGGCGAGCGCCACGGTGCTCCGCTCCGGAGAGGTCCTCGTCGCGGGAGGCGCGAACCTCGCGACCGCGGAGCTCTACGACGCCACGAGCAACACCTTCACGCCCACCGGCTCCCTGTCGGTGGTTCATCGCGGCCACGTCGCGGTGCTGCTGCGCGACGGGCGGGTGTTGGTGGTGAGCGGGTCGGCCCAAGGAGGAGGTGATACCCCTCAGGTGGAGGCCTATGACCCCACGTCGCGGACCTGGACCCAGATGGCTGCGCTGCTGGTTCCCCGTCACTACGCGACGGGGACGCTGCTGCCGGATGGCCGCGTGCTGTTGGCGGGAGGCTTCACGAGCGCGGGTGCCATCACCCACTCGGAGCTCTATGACCCGGTGGCCAACACCTGGACCGCGACGGGGGCGCTGAACCATCCGCGCAATGGCCACACGGCCACGCTGCTTCCCAGTGGCAAGGTGCTGGTGACGGGCGGTTCGGACACCGCGCGCACCCCGCAACCGGCCTCCGAGCTGTACGACCCCGCGACGGGCACGTGGAGCCTGGCGGGGGCGCTGTCGGTGGGGCGCGAGAACGCGACGGCGACGTTGCTGACCACGGGCCAGGTCCTGGTCGCGGGTGGCCACAATGTCTCGGGGGCGTCTGCCTTCTACTCAGACGTGGATGTCTACGAAGCGTCCAGCGACCGTTGGTCTCCCGCGGGGAACCTGACGCGGGCGCGGGGGGACGCGGCCTCCGTGGTGTTGCCGTCGGGTGAGGTGCTGGTCGTGGGAGGCGGGGATGCGGCGGGCGCGGTCGCGGACGCGGAGCGGTACTCGCGTGCGAGCAATACCTGGGCGCCCACGGCCTCGCTGGTGACGGCTCGCTCGAGGCCCACCGTGACCTTGCTGCCGTCGGGTCGGGTGCTGGTCGCGGGTGGAGTCGGCAGCGGTGGGCCGCTGGCCTCGGCGGAGCAGTACATCGCCTCGGCCAATGGCTGGACGCTGGTGGGGTCGATGACCACCGCGAGGGATGGGCACACCGCGACGTTGATTGGACCGGGCCAGGTGTTCGTGGTGGGCGGCACGACCACGGGCGCGGCGGAGGTCTATGACTCGGTGGGGCAGATCTGGAGCGCTGTTGCGTCGTCCCCCACGTCGCGTTCGGCGCATGCCGCCGTGCGGTTGAATGACGGGCGTGTCCTGGTGGTGGGCGGGCGGGACGGAGGCACCGTGTTGGCGTCGGCGGAGCTGTATGACCCGGCCTCCAACACCTGGGCCTCCGCTGCTTCGCTCTCGCAGGGGCGGGCCTCGTTCACCCTGACGCTGATGCCGTCGGGGCGCGTGTTGGCGGTGGCGGGCAGGACCCTCGGAGGGGAGCTGGCCTCGGCGGAGCTGTATGACCCGGTCACCAACACCTGGACTCCGGCGGGGACCCTTGCCACCGCGCGGGCGTTCCATTCCGCGGTGCTGTTGCCCTCGGGACGCGTGCTCGTGGCGGGTGGCGAAGGGCCGGCGGGGACGTCGCTCGCGACGGCGGAGGTGTATGACTCCACGACGAACACGTGGAAGGACGTGACGGCGCTCGCGGCGCCGCGGGCCCGGTTCACCCTCGACGTCCTTCCCACGGGCGAGGTGCTCGCGGCGAGCGGAGATGGCTCGGCGGGCGCGCGGCTGGCGAGCGCGGAGTTGTTCGATGCCACGGGCGCGCAGCCGAGCATCCGTCCGGTGGTGACGGGGCCCGACACGATGATGCAGGGCTGCCCGGTCCGAGTGACGGGGACGCAGTTCCGGGGTGTCTCGGGGGCCGGTTCGGGAGACTACCGGGATTCGGCCACGGACTTTCCGGTGGTGAGGATGAAGGCGGTGGAGGGTGGCCGGCTCTGGGTGTTGCCGGGGACGGAGATGTCCGCCACGGGAGTGACGGTGACGATTCCGGCGAGCATGTCGCTGGGGGCGCATGTGCTCTCCGTCTTCGCCAACGCGGTCGATGGTGGCCGGATGGTGACGGTGCAGTCGAACACCGCGCCGGTGGCGAGGGACCAGTCGGTCTCCACCGCGTTCGGTGCTCCGTTGGACATCACGCTGGCGGCGACGGACGTGGATGTGGGGCCGCCGCTGAGCTACGTCATCGTCACGCCTCCGACGCATGGGACCTTGAGCGGCACGCCGCCCGCCGTCACGTACACGCCGAACGCGGGCTACTCGGGGCCGGACAGCTTCACGTATCGCGCGCGGGACTGTGGGCTGGACAGCAACGTCGCCACGGTGAGCATCAACGTGGCCGTGAGCAGCCCTCCGGTCATCACGTGCCCGGCGGATGTGCAGGTGGAGGCGACGGGGGCCTCGGGAGCGACGGTGACGTATCCGCCGGCCACGGCCACGGACGACACCACGCCGAACCCCACGGTGACGTACTCGCATTCGTCGGGAATCACGCTGCCGTTGGGGGAGACGGTTGTCACGGCGACGGCGGAGGACGCGGATGGGGCGCAGGCGTCCTGCACGTTCCGGGTGACGGTGCGGGACACGACCCCGCCTCCGCTGACCTGTCCGGCGAGCGTGCGTGTGCCCGAGGACGAAGGGGGTGGAGCGGTCGTCACGTATACGTTGCCGGAGTCGGTGGACTCGGTCTCCGGGCCCGCGACGGTGATGGTGACCCCGGCGTCGGGGACGCGTTTCCCGTCGGGACAGACGCGCGTCGTCGTCACCGCGACGGATACGGCGGGGAACTCCGCGCGGTGCGAGTTCGACGTGGTGGTGCAGGCGCGAGTGGTGTCGATTGCTGGAGGTGGGTGCCAGTCCTCGGGTGGGGGAGGAGAGCTTGCTTGGGTTGGGGGGCTGGTGCTCGCGGTGTTGTGGGCGGGACGTCGGCGCGGAAAGGAGCGCCCCTTCCGGAATGGCGTGCGGATGGGAGGGCTCGTGGGGGTGCTGGTGGCGACGAGCGCCGCGGGGCAGACGCTGTCCAGTCCGCTGGTCGCGTTTGACGCGGAGCGCTTGCGCCTGAGTGCCGCGGCGACGGACTCGTTGATGGTGGATACGGGGCGAGTGCTCTCGGAGGGTGGCTATCGGCTCAGCCTTCTGGCGGGTTACGAGCGCGGCATCCTGATTCTGGAGGGCACGGATGGGAGCAGCCGTTCCATCCTGCACTACCGGACCTCGACGTGGCTCCAAGGGGCCTGGTCTCCGGTGGACAGGTTGGAGTTGTCCGCGCGGTTGCCGGTCATCCTGTCGCAGGGTGGGCATGGCGCGGGGATGTACGTGGGAGTCTCTGAGCCCGCGTCGTCGGGGCTTGGGACGCCGGAGGTGGGGGCTCGCTATGCGTTGATGAGGCGGGAGGACGGGGCGCCGCTGTCGTTGGCGGTGGGGTTGGACGTGGGGTTGCCGGGAGGAAGGGCGAGTGCGTTTGGTCGGCAGGAGGGTTGGGCGGGGCTCCAGTTCGCGCCGCGAGTCTCCTTGGGGCGCGAGGTGGGGATGTTCGCGCTGGGGGCGAGCGTGGGGGCGCGGGTGAGGTCGAAGGAAGTGGAGCCGGGCCGGGACGTGGGGACGGAGTTGGAGCAGTCGGTGGTGGTGGCGACGCGGGGGAAGGGGTTGCGAGGTGAGTTGGCGTTGCAGGTGGCGGAGTCGTTGGTGCATCCGGATGTGGCGGTGGAGTTGTTGGGAGGCGTGAGGCTGCCCATCGGGAGTGGCTTCGAGCTGAACGCGTTGGCGGGGCATGGCTTCACGGACATCCCGGGGACGCCGTCGTGGCGCGTGGGCGCGGGAATCGCGTGGGCGCATGAGCCCGAGCAGCGTCCCAACGAGGACCGCGATGGGGACTCGGTGCCGGACAAGAAGGACCGTTGCCCGAGCGAGGCGGGGGTGCCGGAGAACGACGGGTGTCCGGACCAGGACTCGGATGGGGATGGCGTCGTGGACCGCCTGGACCGTTGCCCGAATGAAGCGGGGAGCGCCGAGTCGCAGGGGTGCCCGGAGCCGGACGAGGACGGCGATGGTGTGCCAGACGCGAAGGACCAGTGCCCGAAGGAGAAGGGCACGGCGGAGAACCAAGGTTGCCCTGCCGTGAAGGATTCGGACAGCGACGGCGTGCCGGACTCCGAGGACCAGTGCCCGAAGGAGAAGGGCACGGCGGAGAACCAGGGTTGCCCTGCCGTGAAGGATTCGGACGGCGACGGAGTGCCGGACTCCGAGGACAAGTGCCCGAAGGAGAAGGGCACGGCGGAGAATCAGGGCTGCCCCGAGCCGGTGAAGTCCGCGGTGCCGGAGGAGAAGCTCTCGTTGTCGGGCCGTCGCGTCACGTTCCCGGTGGGCCTCTCGGTCATCGAGGGTGAAGGCTCGCGAGTGTTGGATGAGGTCGTGGAGATGTTGAAGGCGCGCCCGGAGGTCGCCATTCGCATCGAGGGCCACACGGACAACACGGGGCCCGAGACGCTCAACCGCGAGCTGAGTCAGTCCCGCGCGGAGGCCGTGCGGTCCTATCTCATCCAGCGAGGCATCGACGGTTCGCGACTGGAGGCCCGAGGCTACGGACCTTCGCGTCCCGTGGCGTCGAACGACACTCCGGAAGGCCGAAGCGAGAACCGGCGCGTGGACTTCGTCATCAAGCGTTGA